From one Lycium ferocissimum isolate CSIRO_LF1 chromosome 5, AGI_CSIRO_Lferr_CH_V1, whole genome shotgun sequence genomic stretch:
- the LOC132058369 gene encoding protein DYAD-like, with protein METYYRKRSKRIIQANLEMDYLKGQKHTSVACEDTPAMARHENQPLMPTADNDSTLKCHGDNEIVEAKMNIWIGSIYEIDHIYLPPRTPVQLKSIRVAMVSETSALNVAVRFPSMESLQTYFSNSSREMYPALDEKFVMGIALANKVLLRQVPSHEFAEKKHLHSFWLLNSTNLAVPPKHGNCLSHLKVNGMVTWGIRRQVKFLGRHEESNNTESSSSFVQGDEISKVELPAKADKEEEEEEDEEDNEEDQEDGVKQEKDEETEENDDEVVAEKIHRNLKRKRYSLRATTTKKAKKTRVEMQRQKNKTKKKNTCRQLTVYKDPKDRWSTERYKLAEKNLMEVMKSKGATANNPIIRPELRAEARKHIGDTGLLDHLLKHMAGKIAPGGTERFRRRHNAEGAMEYWLESADLVNIRKEAGVNDPYWIPPPGWKLGDSPTQHPICAQEFKHLKNEIMVLKRDWEEMGLSKKQLEEEVGRMKRKIEELELKKKQQESQAILTSRTMEKCKKQLMIANSDFMAKMEEKFLNLVSKMEEKERSISTLMLSTERLAEVKEKQVEQESEKQGEPAVAAMERSKVAADQSKEVTATFNPKRARNSAPRAEEKAAKIQRLKSGFRLCKPQGSFLWPNMVRKNGGNNMSPQVVVQVEDLHMVQTPPSVSSSSAIAPPSLLPFHKNSLPASPVKPVPERRAVTVTVSTISSETCYGAGDNMNYSAGNKTTTMINLNDVPLNNVGEGFRQTPTSRQTITTTTTVMPHHVSIIYPGVNFSKPRQASVDDSASQIQQQASKCCSSSATSLPQGAASWLVLATPRNTDSNESIIG; from the exons ATGGAAACTTACTACAGAAAAAGATCCAAAAGAATCATTCAAGCCAACCTC GAAATGGATTACCTGAAAGGGCAAAAGCATACCAGTGTCGCCTGTGAAGACACACCAGCTATGGCCAGACATGAAAACCAACCACTTATGCCCACAGCAGATAATGACTCTACCCTTAAATGCCACG GAGACAATGAAATTGTGGAAGCCAAGATGAACATTTGGATTGGTTCTATTTACGAGATTGATCATATATATTTGCCTCCCAGAACTCCAGTTCAACTCAAGTCCATCCGAGTAGCAATG GTGAGCGAGACAAGTGCATTGAACGTGGCAGTGAGGTTTCCGAGCATGGAGTCACTACAAACATACTTCAGCAACAGCAGTCGGGAGATGTATCCAGCTCTTGACGAGAAGTTTGTGATGGGAATAGCTCTGGCCAATAAAGTGCTTCTCCGTCAAGTTCCTTCTCATGAGTTTGCTGAGAAGAAGCATCTTCATAGCTTCTGGTTGCTCAACTCCACTAATTTGGCTGTTCCTCCAAAGCATGGCAACTGCTTGTCTCATCTCAAGGTCAATGGAATGGTTACCTGGGGAATACGCCGTCAAGTCAAGTTTCTCGGCAGACATGAGGAAAGCAACAACACCGAGTCTTCTTCCAGTTTCGTTCAAGGAGATGAAATCTCAAAGGTGGAGCTACCTGCAAAAGCtgacaaagaagaagaagaagaagaggatgaAGAAGATAATGAGGAAGATCAAGAGGATGGAGTAAAgcaagaaaaagatgaagaaacgGAGGAGAACGATGATGAGGTTGTAGCAGAGAAGATTCACAGGAACCTGAAGAGGAAAAGATACAGCTTAAGAGCAACTACAACAAAAAAGGCAAAGAAAACAAGGGTAGAGATGCAACGGCAGAAAAACAAAACTAAGAAGAAAAACACATGCAGGCAGTTGACTGTATACAAAGACCCCAAAGACCGTTGGTCTACAGAGAG GTACAAGTTGGCGGAGAAGAACTTAATGGAGGTGATGAAGTCAAAGGGTGCAACTGCTAATAACCCTATTATCAGACCAGAGTTGAGAGCAGAGGCACGAAAGCACATTGGAGATACGGGGCTGTTGGATCATTTGCTCAAACACATGGCCGGTAAGATTGCACCTGGAGGGACTGAACGTTTTCGACGCAGGCACAATGCTGAGGGAGCAATGGAGTATTGGCTGGAAAGTGCTGACCTTGTTAACATCAGGAAGGAGGCTGGTGTTAATGATCCTTATTGGATTCCACCACCTGGTTGGAAACTTGGAGACTCCCCCACTCAACATCCCATCTGTGCCCAGGAATTCAAGCACCTAAAAAATGAGATTATGGTACTCAAAAG AGACTGGGAGGAAATGGGGCTTTCAAAGAAACAGTTGGaagaagaagttggaaggaTGAAAAG AAAGATTGAGGAGCTTGAATTGAAGAAGAAGCAACAAGAAAGCCAAGCTATTTTGACTTCAAGGACAATG GAAAAGTGCAAGAAACAATTAATGATAGCCAATTCAGATTTTATGGCAAAAATGGAg GAAAAATTTCTGAACCTGGTgtctaaaatggaagaaaaggaaaggtcAATCTCGACATTGATGTTGTCAACTGAGCGATTAGCTGAAGTAAAGGAAAAGCAAGTGGAACAAGAAAGTGAGAAACAGGGAGAGCCAGCAGTAGCAGCAATGGAGAGATCAAAAGTAGCTGCTGATCAGAGCAAGGAGGTAACAGCAACATTTAACCCCAAAAGAGCAAGAAATAGTGCCCCAAGAGCTGAGGAAAAAGCAGCCAAGATACAAAGGCTAAAGAGTGGGTTCAGACTGTGTAAACCCCAGGGTAGTTTCCTTTGGCCAAACATGGTCCGCAAGAATGGTGGTAACAACATGTCCCCTCAGGTTGTGGTCCAGGTGGAAGATCTTCATATGGTCCAAACACCACCCTCAGTGTCTTCTTCCAGTGCCATAGCTCCTCCTTCATTGCTGCCTTTTCATAAGAACAGCCTGCCAGCTTCCCCTGTCAAGCCTGTCCCTGAAAGACGAGCAGTCACTGTTACTGTGTCCACCATCTCTAGTGAAACTTGCTATGGAGCTGGGGATAACATGAATTACTCAGCTGGAAACAAGACAACTACTATGATCAACTTAAATGATGTCCCTCTTAACAATGTTGGTGAAGGATTTCGCCAAACCCCAACATCAAGACAAACTATAACCACAACTACTACTGTCATGCCTCATCATGTGAGTATCATTTATCCT GGAGTCAACTTCAGCAAACCACGACAAGCTTCAGTTGACGACAGCGCTAGCCAGATTCAGCAACAAGCAAGCAAATGCTGCTCTTCCTCTGCCACATCCTTGCCCCAGGGAGCTGCAAGTTGGTTAGTTCTGGCTACTCCAAGAAACACCGACTCAAATGAGTCCATCATTGGATGA